CCCAGGGCTTTCCCATCACCGCCCAGTCCCCCCATCACCGCTGAGTCCGATGTTCTCTTAAGCTGTTTGCATAGCACCGGAAAGGAGTCCTAATCTCTAAAATTGCCTACATTTTATTCTGATTATGAGCCTCAGATCCCTCAAAAGATGGATTCTTTCCTAAAAAGGCCCTGCTAAAATTTCTGGGCAAAAACAACGCACAAAACTcagggggaactccagaaaatccaAGCTTCTGTTCTCCCTACCGGAGAAAAAAATTCGCTGGCAGGACCGCGACAAGGCTCCCTCCTTAGCACTCAGCACCACGAAAACGAAGGTTTTTTTTCTCACTATTAAATCACCACAAAATTGCTCAGTGACTTGGGGACTCTTCTCTCCCGCTGCCAGggacactgaaaacaaaaactgGCAAGTCAGCGTTTCCCTAATACCATAAAAAGACATCCTACACCCTCTGGCGGCCGCCCAGAGAAACACTTTGCCTGGGGTTCCAGAGAAGGAACATTTGTGCTAACTGTGGAGCATTGCCTGCTTGCTCCCCGGCGGCCTTTTGAAGAATCACTGAAATTCTCAATGGCCCAGATCTACTTGCTAGTGGCAGGAGTGATGCTCTGCTCCACTCCTGCTTGCTCTCTTGGCCAGAACTTGTCTGGGACCCCTAGCCAAGAAAATAGGgaaatctccacatatttgtggtGGATGAAAAGGATCCCCTCTCAGTTGTGTCTAAAGGAAAGAACTGATTTCAAATTTCCCTGGAAACGAGACAATAACACCCCAATCCAGATGACTCAAGGCACCCGTTACCACCATCTGGTACTCCAGCAGATCAGCAACCTCTTCAACACAGAGGAGAGCCGAGCTGCGTGGAACAACACCCTCCTTGATCAACTGCTCTCTAGGCTTGATCACAGCCTGGAACAACTGTGGAAGCAAATGGACAAAGACAATCTGGCTTGTCCCTGCTGGGAAACTGCTGTCCGGAAATATTTCCAAGGCATCCATCGCTATCTGAAAGGAAAGGAATATAGCCTCTGTGCCTGGGAGGTTGTCAGGGTCAAAATTGGAGAGTGTCTCTCCCTCATGTAACAATCCTCAAAGAgatgtcaaaagagaaaaaagtcacacTGTGACACTCCCTAATGAGTCATACGATTGCTTGTTTTAGCCTCCAAGCAACCCCGACTCATATTTCCACAAATGCTGACAACTATCTCACCCGAAAATCATGAATTAACAAACATACATTTAAAGAGACGAATATGATCTGTTTCCCTagataactattttatttaatcttaaatCTGATTAGCATATGGGGGCATTTGCTGTTCCTATGTGTgatgtttattttaatggaaagGTTATTAGAATAGTCTGTTGTTAAAGACATTTGTTAGTTAACTTAATGCTACCTTCCTCAACAGGTAACAGAAAACTGTCAGGATTCTGATCATAACACAtatctttatctttcctttgcATCAGAGCACAATGCTGGCATTACTGATCAGATGACTTTTCTAGTTGGCTCTTTTCCAAACAGTGATTCAGTGACATAGGTACCCTCCGTTGCGTGGCTTTGGCATATTCAGCATACGACTCAAATTTGTCTGTAGTAGTTCAGTCTATTCCAGTCTGTGGTAAATGGTAAAAGTATGGTGGATCACATGGGATGTTTCCAAGGGACAAGCAGTACAGGGCAATATCACTTCTACTCACATTAGCTGGTCTGAATTGATGCTCATGGGAATCCAAGTGCAAAGAAGTTGGGAAATTATTTAGTGACAAACTTGTGAAGAGGACACAAGTTCAGTGACTAAGACCAACTTTCACTTTTATACTATTTGCACTAATGACATTCTAggttggaatttaaaaaaacctaaccGATGTTCTTGCTTGCACacactttttcaaaaaatcaatcTAAACCAAAGTCTGATTCAATGGTTTCAGCTTAGGGGAGATAAAAGTAATTCAGAGTTAACAGCATCATTGACTCTTTGAAAGAAGCATTCAAGTTGATTTCCAAAGGCATAGGCCAATGAGGAAAATACCCACACATGTGCAGACACTAAAAATTGTTTCCTTCTCACCTGAGGGAGACAAGAAAAGTATGATCAGGCAGCTCCTTGCAAGTACTTGAGGATCATTGAACTAAACGTGAGAGTGAGACTTCCATTTATGGCCAATCCTGATTCTCGCCCAATATTCACACTTGAAAATACTCCTGCaaataatcttcaaaaaaaaaaaacccttgcaaATATTACATTATAACTTCCCTAGTAGAAGTAGGAAGAATTTCTAAAGTATCTTTGACTTATTGTCCTCTTATACCATTTCTACTAATGTATGTTGATATTATTTCTTCTCCTATTATTACCTTGATTGTTCccttcatgaatatttattgagttcttgaAATGATAGGGACTATACTAGAAGACTAGGAAAGAGGGTTGTGTCAGATGGTTTCTGTGCCTTTGGTTATTTTACAGACTCCTGGGAGGTATTCTGAGGATACAATAGACCAAGTAAAGTCTTAGACTACTCCTGCTTCTTCAACAGAATAGCAAAGACTGGGTAGCTTGTAAAGAGCAGAAATGCATTGACCACAGTTCTAGAGTCTGGAAATCCAAGATGAGGGTgtcagcatggtcaggttctggtgagaacCTGCTCCAGATCTCACACTGTAGAGTCTCTTGTAACGTCACAGGGCAAAAGAGTGAGGGGCTTACCTTGGCCTTCTTTTATAAGGGTAATAAATCCACTTGTAAGGCCTCCATCCTCATCCTACAATCAGATTCCAATGACCACCACTTTGGTGGTTTGgacctcaacatatgaattttgtgggCACTCAAAACTTCATAGCATGAAGGATgaaggtcattaaaaaaaaaaaagcctagcaCGTGAAAGTGAGGATATAGTCATGCTGagtaaataaagaacaaaaaacaggTTGGCATGTCAAAAGAGCAGACCAAGGACTTAGAATCCAAATTCTCACTTTTCACTGAAGGAATGCTCTATTTCATGcctatttt
The nucleotide sequence above comes from Phacochoerus africanus isolate WHEZ1 chromosome 2, ROS_Pafr_v1, whole genome shotgun sequence. Encoded proteins:
- the LOC125121258 gene encoding interferon omega-1-like; protein product: MAQIYLLVAGVMLCSTPACSLGQNLSGTPSQENREISTYLWWMKRIPSQLCLKERTDFKFPWKRDNNTPIQMTQGTRYHHLVLQQISNLFNTEESRAAWNNTLLDQLLSRLDHSLEQLWKQMDKDNLACPCWETAVRKYFQGIHRYLKGKEYSLCAWEVVRVKIGECLSLM